One Triticum dicoccoides isolate Atlit2015 ecotype Zavitan chromosome 5B, WEW_v2.0, whole genome shotgun sequence genomic window carries:
- the LOC119310565 gene encoding uncharacterized protein LOC119310565, with the protein MHEEEEEVQAVARPPDPRRVGGQQWRVDQIESDPDGGEGTGRRVQAAQAWGIGEMAANRVSSIDLDMAMAAHARGGGERPSGATHVERPECVMCTSKVCFHLAREELEPQRWSTAPWPSSLAGGACAAETAGSV; encoded by the exons atgcatgaggaggaggaggaggtccaggCGGTGGCGCGCCCGCCGGATCCGAGGCGCGTGGGAGGGCAGCAGTGGCGCGTTGACCAGATCGAGAGCGACCCCGATGGAGGGGAAGGGACCGGTAGGCGCGTGCAGGCTGCACAAGCTTGGGGGATTGGGGAGATGGCGGCCAATCGAGTTTCTTCGATTGATCTGGACATGGCCATGGCAGCGCACGCAAGGGGCGGAGGCGAGCGACCCTCTGGAGCCACGCACGTCGAGAG ACCTGAGTGCGTCATGTGCACCAGCAAGGTGTGCTTCCATTTGGCAAG GGAGGAGCTCGAGCCGCAACGGTGGTCCACGGCGCCATGGCCATCCTCCTTGGCAGGAGGAGCATGCGCCGCAGAGACGGCCGGATCTGTCTAG